Proteins from a single region of Bradyrhizobium diazoefficiens:
- a CDS encoding outer membrane beta-barrel protein yields MRSGVLLSRGVTIALVASGAANAADLKPEVELPPAVWSWSGGYIGGHVGGGSGRTSFSNPYGPSIYGGVVDTPVFLAGGQIGFNWQKDSWVFGVELDASGAVSEGTNTCLAASGFVVSANCKAGPNVFATGTGRVGYAFGPQGYTLAYLKGGVAWQNNRGDVVNNNEFNGRGSQENTSFDYGRVGGIIGLGVEQALTSAWSLKVEYDYLHFGGPSIVTPSTVQFPPFAILPANTTSLSSSYHIGTIGLNYHFDADPWGAQRSDAPLFTKATGSVPPTTDTAGWSFEGGSRLWLSRGRFQWNLPNQIPAGDPDILVSRITHHGLDGLSGELFGRLDSPWGVFLKSNVGIGRFDKGSTNDEDWGTQGNHPSLSYINTKAGQANGRFSYYTADVGYDLLRGVDYKVGGFVGWTYYEQSSDYIGCVQIANPMGPCSRPDSDGDDTVVGSQNSQWNAPRVGLSAETRLTERWRLSSDVAYLPWTDFNGRDHHLARPPTTFLDQRGSGGGGVQLEGVLSYFITKNFSVGVGARYWAMWTKKDSEVTCTGCDGPGTTETVLSKFSAERWGTFFQASYRLD; encoded by the coding sequence ATGCGATCTGGAGTTCTTCTTTCGAGAGGCGTAACAATTGCGCTCGTCGCAAGCGGTGCAGCCAATGCGGCAGACCTTAAGCCAGAAGTGGAATTGCCACCCGCGGTGTGGAGCTGGTCCGGAGGCTATATTGGCGGGCACGTCGGCGGCGGGTCCGGCCGAACCTCGTTCAGCAACCCCTACGGTCCCTCAATCTATGGCGGCGTCGTTGACACCCCAGTGTTCCTCGCAGGTGGTCAGATAGGCTTTAATTGGCAGAAAGACAGCTGGGTGTTTGGCGTCGAACTCGATGCCAGCGGTGCTGTCTCCGAGGGCACAAATACTTGCCTCGCCGCCTCGGGCTTTGTTGTGAGCGCAAACTGCAAGGCAGGTCCCAACGTCTTTGCGACCGGGACCGGCCGGGTCGGTTATGCGTTTGGCCCGCAAGGCTACACGCTGGCCTATCTCAAGGGAGGTGTGGCTTGGCAAAACAATCGTGGCGATGTCGTCAACAACAACGAGTTCAATGGCCGCGGGAGTCAAGAGAACACCAGTTTCGACTATGGTCGGGTCGGTGGCATCATCGGGCTGGGTGTCGAGCAAGCGCTGACGTCTGCATGGTCGCTCAAGGTCGAATATGACTACCTGCATTTCGGTGGGCCGAGTATCGTAACGCCTTCGACGGTGCAGTTTCCGCCGTTCGCAATCCTTCCGGCGAATACAACGAGCTTGTCTAGCAGCTATCACATCGGAACGATCGGTCTAAATTACCATTTTGACGCCGACCCTTGGGGTGCGCAACGGTCCGATGCGCCGTTGTTCACGAAAGCAACGGGCAGCGTGCCGCCGACGACTGACACAGCCGGTTGGTCGTTCGAAGGCGGCTCGCGGCTCTGGCTCAGCCGCGGACGATTCCAATGGAATTTGCCTAATCAAATCCCTGCTGGAGATCCTGACATTCTTGTATCGAGGATCACCCACCACGGTCTCGACGGACTTTCCGGGGAATTGTTCGGCCGTCTTGACAGCCCGTGGGGAGTGTTTTTGAAGAGCAACGTTGGCATCGGTCGCTTCGACAAAGGAAGCACCAACGATGAAGATTGGGGCACCCAAGGAAACCATCCCAGCCTCTCCTACATTAACACGAAAGCAGGCCAGGCAAACGGGAGGTTCAGCTATTATACCGCCGACGTAGGTTACGATCTCCTGCGCGGGGTCGACTACAAGGTCGGGGGCTTTGTCGGCTGGACCTACTACGAACAGAGCTCCGACTACATCGGATGTGTACAGATTGCTAACCCGATGGGTCCATGCTCGCGGCCGGATTCAGATGGTGACGACACGGTCGTTGGAAGCCAGAATTCCCAGTGGAATGCACCTCGTGTCGGCCTAAGCGCCGAAACCAGGCTCACCGAGCGTTGGCGTTTGAGTAGCGACGTCGCTTACCTGCCTTGGACCGATTTCAACGGACGTGACCATCATCTTGCGCGCCCGCCGACCACTTTCCTTGATCAACGCGGGAGCGGAGGCGGGGGTGTCCAACTCGAAGGCGTGTTGTCCTACTTCATTACCAAGAACTTCAGCGTCGGCGTCGGCGCGCGCTATTGGGCTATGTGGACCAAAAAAGACAGCGAAGTGACATGCACAGGCTGTGATGGCCCGGGAACCACGGAGACTGTGCTTTCGAAGTTCAGCGCAGAGCGCTGGGGCACGTTCTTTCAAGCCTCTTATAGGCTCGATTGA
- the groES gene encoding co-chaperone GroES → MNFRPLHDRVVVKRIDAEEKTAGGIIIPDTAKEKPSQGEVIAVGPGGRDESGKLVPIDLQVGDRVLFGKWSGTEVKIDGQELLIMKESDIMGVLTDASAKKKAA, encoded by the coding sequence ATGAACTTCCGTCCGCTTCACGACCGCGTCGTGGTCAAGCGCATCGACGCAGAAGAGAAGACCGCTGGCGGCATCATCATTCCCGATACGGCCAAGGAAAAGCCCTCGCAGGGCGAAGTGATCGCCGTCGGCCCCGGCGGCCGCGACGAGAGCGGCAAACTGGTTCCCATCGACCTCCAGGTCGGTGATCGCGTGCTGTTCGGCAAGTGGTCGGGCACCGAGGTCAAGATCGATGGCCAGGAGCTGTTGATCATGAAGGAGAGCGACATCATGGGCGTTCTCACCGACGCGTCGGCCAAGAAGAAGGCCGCCTAA
- a CDS encoding IclR family transcriptional regulator, whose amino-acid sequence MGKTGVDAVGRALAILKAFGAERTAMTLTEIADATDLYKSTVLRLAASLEADGFLVRGPDRLFRPGPELWRLGALYQRGLDLGEVIRPALRRLVEATGETASFYVADGDERICLYRVNSPRSVRHHLEEGQRLPIDRGAGGRVLTAYRESSDPAGKKIRDRGFYVSIGERDPEVAAAAVPLVDVHGKLRGALSLSAIRTRFDADARKTAVNALKSEAKALVGLLPASEE is encoded by the coding sequence ATGGGCAAGACTGGCGTTGACGCCGTTGGCAGGGCTCTCGCGATCCTGAAAGCCTTCGGCGCGGAACGCACCGCGATGACGCTCACCGAAATTGCTGACGCAACCGACCTCTATAAGAGCACGGTGCTGCGGCTGGCCGCTTCGCTGGAAGCCGACGGTTTCCTGGTTCGGGGCCCGGACCGGTTGTTTCGGCCGGGACCGGAGCTGTGGCGGCTCGGCGCGCTCTATCAACGCGGCCTGGACCTCGGTGAAGTGATCCGGCCGGCGCTCCGCCGACTGGTCGAAGCAACCGGGGAAACCGCGTCCTTCTATGTCGCGGATGGCGATGAACGCATCTGTCTTTACCGCGTCAATTCTCCACGTTCGGTTCGACACCACCTTGAAGAGGGTCAGCGGTTGCCTATCGATCGCGGCGCCGGTGGCCGGGTTCTCACCGCCTACCGCGAGTCATCTGATCCGGCGGGGAAGAAGATCCGCGATCGCGGCTTTTACGTTTCGATCGGCGAGCGGGATCCGGAGGTTGCTGCTGCAGCCGTGCCCCTGGTCGACGTGCATGGCAAACTGAGGGGAGCCCTCTCACTGTCAGCGATCAGAACGCGGTTCGATGCTGACGCGCGCAAGACCGCAGTCAATGCTCTGAAGTCTGAAGCGAAGGCCTTGGTGGGCTTGCTGCCTGCGAGCGAAGAATGA
- a CDS encoding peptidase S10 yields the protein MEHRLPPDSTTPQTLELPGRTLGFIATAGSIRVFGDKGEPQADIAYTSYQLGGTDRAKRPVTFLFNGGPGAASAWLQYGSAGPWRLPIDAEFVTPSVSPEIRPNAETWLDFTDLVFIDPVGTGYSRFVATDDDVSKQFYSVDGDACSIALVIRRWLERHERLSSPKYVAGESYGGIRGPKVVRNLQMRQGVGVKGLILISPLFDYSEFTGRSLLKYVAMLPSYVAVAREAKGEGKGAVSRADIADVEDYARGEFLADLVKGKADKEATSRLADKVAGLIGIDRAISRRLAGRLDVSEFCREFDRESGNVTGRYDASVRGLDPYPDSDVHRFGDPSADALRAPLTSAAVEVLTRKLNWRPDGSYELANSAVIGAWDFGHGSSPESLSDLRQILATDATMNVLIGHGLFDIATPYFGSKMALDQLPPFASAPRVKLVVYPGGHMFYSRDSSRRAFRAEIEAIMKY from the coding sequence ATCGAGCATCGCCTGCCGCCAGATTCTACCACCCCACAGACGCTCGAGCTGCCCGGGCGAACGCTTGGTTTCATCGCGACTGCGGGCTCGATCCGCGTGTTCGGCGACAAGGGCGAGCCGCAGGCGGACATCGCCTACACCTCCTATCAGCTCGGCGGCACAGATCGTGCCAAGCGTCCAGTCACATTCCTCTTCAATGGCGGCCCGGGCGCGGCCTCGGCTTGGCTGCAATATGGCAGCGCCGGGCCATGGCGGTTGCCGATCGATGCGGAGTTCGTCACGCCGTCGGTCTCGCCCGAGATCAGGCCCAACGCCGAAACCTGGCTGGATTTTACCGACCTCGTCTTCATTGATCCCGTCGGCACCGGCTATAGCCGTTTCGTAGCGACGGACGACGATGTGAGCAAGCAATTCTATTCAGTCGATGGCGATGCCTGTTCAATCGCGCTGGTGATCCGCCGCTGGCTCGAGAGGCACGAGCGGCTCTCCTCGCCGAAATATGTCGCGGGCGAAAGCTATGGCGGCATTCGCGGACCGAAGGTCGTGCGCAATCTGCAGATGCGGCAGGGCGTTGGCGTGAAGGGTCTGATCTTGATCTCGCCGCTGTTCGACTACAGCGAGTTCACAGGCAGGAGCCTTCTGAAATATGTTGCGATGCTGCCAAGCTATGTCGCGGTGGCCCGTGAAGCCAAGGGCGAGGGCAAGGGAGCGGTCAGTCGAGCCGACATCGCCGACGTGGAAGATTACGCACGTGGCGAATTCCTAGCCGACCTCGTCAAGGGCAAGGCCGACAAGGAGGCCACAAGCCGTCTCGCCGACAAGGTTGCCGGCTTGATCGGCATAGACCGGGCCATCAGCCGACGGCTTGCCGGGCGCCTTGACGTCAGCGAATTCTGCCGCGAGTTCGATCGCGAGAGCGGCAACGTGACCGGCCGTTATGACGCATCCGTGCGCGGCCTTGATCCCTATCCGGATTCCGATGTCCACCGCTTCGGCGACCCCTCGGCCGATGCACTGCGGGCGCCGCTGACGAGTGCCGCAGTCGAGGTCCTGACCCGCAAGCTCAACTGGCGGCCGGACGGCTCGTATGAACTGGCCAACAGCGCGGTAATTGGGGCGTGGGATTTCGGCCACGGCAGCTCTCCAGAATCTCTCTCGGACCTGCGCCAGATCCTTGCGACGGACGCGACAATGAATGTGCTGATTGGACATGGCCTTTTCGATATTGCGACGCCGTATTTCGGCTCGAAGATGGCGCTCGATCAGTTGCCGCCCTTTGCCTCGGCACCGCGAGTCAAACTCGTGGTCTATCCGGGCGGACACATGTTCTATTCACGCGACTCCTCGCGCCGTGCCTTTCGCGCAGAGATCGAAGCGATCATGAAGTACTAA
- a CDS encoding Ulp1 family isopeptidase, translated as MEPNYNDPNYWTRWYAEQHELQRAREESDDMPANQTGFEQQLTNLQLSSPEESSSDRSSPDIRPTEPHEIVTRTESMRTPPRFNLRDDAFGSMRRSVDVPRAYPGGSAAGESYLDLRDRPFKSTRYTAPSEPEPAAQTKDRKSRGLWSRVKSGVGNAFGGNRRSKSSGTAAPDEVYKELRMDFVKRSRPAGELYPEDEQCISQFGEAVRDYEILPDGSIGRGDGRVPEGTIRPNLAYVRRFARWLRAEDRNPLASRLFKDPESLAADIEDYRASGGDDDDRLKSALSHLRRIAPDGRELQAVGPGPRLMGLGIHHPYPDDARIIDGLANEELSMLGPDSTYQNRRRVTWNASARRRFSDWLRREGRGSIASRLNGSDQQQRSLKNDYRDFTKTVGKADMNLDRLRQYLGAESEVKELHPYPDDALIIDGLVNEELSKLGAGSATQRRVATNTARHQRRFSDWLQTRGRESIASRLNGDDEQKWSLKKDYQDFSEAVGKRSVALKRLGQYLQVVQANAAFGEAREQASGAGPADPDTPSRSDQPAGSEPTRPPQHVDQPIQDRSGASLGATQWLGDEHIHRDYGLLAQELLQSNPDLAIRTRFVDPLIATQLLHFEASDALRAFHRIVNDRTTGYDTADFLFLPVNDASPADLNRRGNHWSLLFVDRRDRSGPLAYHYDSAGRHNESLANQLAARLGAHFESALMAQQRNGRDCGVYVLDGTRALVSRLAEGLWPAAVPLDSLVIDREQLRRRLSAAPSEPRAAAAADRPGPSIRSVDSAEFWHGVDQAGQPPSDSWNTASFWRDVPIPDHSPVQSVDQPSPSWEQSVGESIFGARQYMPPPVQDLGGFVPSTWQHRNQRAPENLMRGMHWYNVLPSAGRPQTNFTIHGVLYTATLGPSGKQNDIHVFQQ; from the coding sequence GTGGAGCCGAACTATAACGATCCGAACTATTGGACCCGCTGGTACGCTGAGCAGCATGAGCTGCAGCGTGCGAGGGAAGAATCGGACGACATGCCAGCGAATCAAACTGGCTTTGAGCAACAGCTGACAAATCTGCAGCTCAGTTCGCCCGAGGAGAGTTCATCTGACCGGAGTTCGCCCGATATTCGACCCACCGAGCCGCATGAAATTGTCACGCGTACTGAATCGATGCGAACGCCGCCTCGATTCAACCTCCGCGACGATGCCTTCGGCAGCATGCGCCGTAGCGTAGACGTGCCTCGCGCTTACCCTGGCGGTTCGGCGGCGGGTGAATCCTACCTTGATTTGCGCGACAGGCCGTTCAAAAGCACGCGCTATACAGCACCGTCCGAACCGGAGCCCGCGGCCCAGACGAAGGACCGCAAAAGCCGCGGTTTGTGGTCGCGTGTCAAGTCTGGGGTCGGAAATGCCTTCGGGGGAAACCGTCGCAGCAAGTCGTCCGGCACCGCGGCGCCCGACGAGGTCTATAAAGAGCTTCGCATGGATTTCGTAAAACGTAGTCGTCCCGCTGGCGAGCTATATCCCGAAGACGAGCAATGCATTTCGCAGTTCGGCGAGGCAGTCCGAGACTACGAAATTTTACCCGACGGTAGCATTGGCCGAGGGGACGGAAGGGTTCCCGAGGGTACGATCAGGCCCAATTTAGCGTATGTTAGAAGGTTTGCTCGTTGGCTCCGAGCAGAGGACAGGAATCCGCTGGCTTCTCGGCTCTTTAAGGATCCAGAGTCACTAGCCGCTGACATAGAGGACTACAGGGCAAGCGGTGGGGACGATGACGACCGTCTCAAGTCGGCTCTGTCTCATCTCCGGAGGATCGCGCCTGACGGGCGAGAACTCCAAGCCGTCGGCCCCGGCCCCCGCCTGATGGGGCTAGGAATCCACCATCCTTATCCCGACGACGCCCGCATTATCGATGGTCTGGCCAACGAAGAGTTGAGCATGCTCGGACCCGACTCGACTTACCAGAACCGTCGTCGTGTCACGTGGAATGCCAGCGCGCGACGCCGGTTCAGTGACTGGCTGCGAAGGGAGGGTAGAGGGAGCATAGCCAGCCGGCTCAACGGCAGTGATCAGCAGCAACGCTCGTTGAAGAACGATTACAGGGACTTTACCAAGACTGTGGGAAAAGCAGACATGAATCTAGATCGGCTTCGGCAGTACCTAGGCGCCGAGTCCGAAGTGAAGGAGCTTCATCCTTATCCCGACGACGCCCTCATCATCGATGGTCTGGTCAACGAAGAGCTGAGCAAGCTCGGAGCAGGCTCGGCTACCCAAAGGAGAGTTGCCACAAATACAGCCCGCCATCAACGAAGGTTCAGTGATTGGCTTCAGACAAGGGGTAGGGAGAGCATAGCAAGCCGACTTAACGGCGATGACGAGCAGAAATGGTCGTTGAAAAAAGACTACCAGGACTTCAGCGAAGCCGTGGGAAAACGCTCCGTGGCACTCAAGCGGCTTGGGCAGTACCTACAAGTCGTTCAGGCGAACGCCGCTTTTGGGGAAGCCAGGGAACAAGCAAGTGGGGCGGGACCGGCCGATCCCGACACCCCCTCGCGGTCGGATCAACCTGCCGGGTCCGAGCCAACCCGGCCGCCGCAGCATGTTGATCAACCTATCCAAGACCGCAGCGGAGCCTCACTTGGTGCGACGCAGTGGCTGGGAGACGAGCATATTCACCGGGACTACGGGCTCCTGGCGCAGGAATTGCTGCAGAGCAATCCGGATCTTGCCATCCGCACGCGGTTCGTGGATCCCCTCATAGCCACTCAGTTGCTCCACTTCGAAGCGAGCGATGCGCTACGCGCGTTCCATCGCATCGTTAATGATCGGACGACTGGTTACGATACAGCCGATTTCCTGTTCTTGCCTGTGAACGACGCCAGCCCGGCGGATCTCAATCGCCGCGGTAACCATTGGTCACTGCTATTCGTTGATCGTCGGGACCGCTCAGGGCCCCTTGCCTATCACTATGATTCCGCGGGCAGGCACAACGAATCGCTTGCAAATCAGCTCGCAGCTAGGCTCGGCGCTCACTTTGAGTCCGCCCTCATGGCCCAGCAGCGGAACGGTCGGGATTGCGGCGTATACGTCTTGGATGGCACACGGGCGCTGGTCTCACGATTAGCAGAAGGGTTGTGGCCAGCCGCGGTCCCCCTCGACAGCCTTGTCATCGATCGAGAGCAACTCCGACGACGTCTGAGCGCCGCTCCCAGCGAACCGCGAGCGGCAGCTGCAGCCGATCGACCGGGGCCCTCGATACGAAGCGTCGATTCGGCAGAGTTTTGGCATGGAGTGGACCAAGCCGGCCAGCCTCCCTCCGATAGCTGGAATACTGCGAGCTTCTGGCGGGATGTGCCGATACCCGACCATTCGCCCGTACAAAGCGTCGATCAGCCAAGCCCATCATGGGAACAAAGCGTTGGGGAATCGATTTTCGGCGCGAGACAGTACATGCCGCCGCCCGTGCAAGACTTAGGAGGGTTCGTCCCTTCAACCTGGCAGCACCGCAATCAACGCGCGCCGGAAAACCTCATGCGCGGGATGCACTGGTACAATGTGCTGCCGAGCGCGGGCCGCCCCCAAACCAACTTCACAATCCATGGTGTGCTATACACGGCCACTTTGGGGCCATCAGGCAAGCAGAACGACATCCACGTTTTCCAGCAATAG
- a CDS encoding DUF3551 domain-containing protein gives MPNLPTIGVLALTILVDLGYPSIAAPRGHIPPARQDIYCLQGRTWGYPGNCQFSTYDQCMATASGTYAYCGMNPIYAFQRHEGQVH, from the coding sequence ATGCCCAATCTTCCGACCATTGGTGTGCTTGCACTTACCATTCTCGTCGACTTGGGATACCCTTCGATCGCCGCTCCGCGGGGGCACATTCCCCCGGCTCGGCAGGACATTTATTGTCTGCAGGGACGTACCTGGGGATATCCGGGCAATTGCCAGTTCTCGACCTATGACCAGTGCATGGCCACTGCATCCGGCACTTACGCTTATTGCGGTATGAACCCCATCTACGCCTTTCAGCGGCACGAAGGACAGGTGCACTGA
- a CDS encoding glycoside hydrolase family 18 protein — MQQGRTTPSGRPVVAGYVAPWKARTGGPNIKTIPARELTHLMYAFGTVSAEGLAGLADRCLDAGACDGTAPSPPFGGNFAQLAELKRSSPELRILISLGGWSGSKYFSAAAATPMSRARFAQSVIEAFFRPYPGLFDGVDVDWEFPVSGGRPGNLARLDDRTNFTLLIAELRRRLIEFSALERRELELTIAVSAAPNKIVNLDAAALAPLVDRIHLMAYDYHAGSAFAGFNAPLFACAGDPNPDLNVDASVNALIRAGVPPRKVTLGVAFYGRAVADVPQENAGLLQAGTRASEQWGGSDGIDYRDLVAKRPEERGFRRYWSDEAQVPWLYDSERRIWISYDDPLSIARKTMYACAHGLAGIMIWDLFADDGSLLLAALRILPARRFD, encoded by the coding sequence ATGCAGCAGGGGCGGACCACGCCGTCCGGGAGGCCAGTGGTCGCCGGCTATGTCGCCCCGTGGAAAGCCCGGACGGGCGGTCCAAACATCAAGACGATCCCGGCGCGCGAGCTGACCCACTTGATGTACGCGTTCGGCACCGTTTCGGCAGAAGGACTGGCTGGACTTGCGGATCGTTGCCTCGACGCAGGAGCCTGCGACGGAACCGCGCCCTCGCCCCCGTTCGGCGGCAATTTCGCCCAACTCGCCGAATTGAAGCGGAGCAGTCCAGAGCTTCGCATCCTGATTTCGTTGGGCGGTTGGAGCGGGTCGAAATATTTCTCGGCCGCCGCTGCCACACCGATGTCGCGCGCGCGGTTCGCACAATCCGTTATCGAGGCGTTCTTTCGCCCGTATCCTGGTCTGTTCGATGGTGTGGATGTCGATTGGGAGTTTCCCGTCTCAGGAGGACGTCCAGGAAATCTCGCCCGCCTCGACGACCGTACGAATTTCACGCTCCTGATTGCGGAGCTTCGCCGAAGACTCATTGAGTTTTCCGCATTGGAGCGCAGGGAGCTCGAGCTCACCATTGCCGTATCGGCCGCCCCCAATAAGATTGTCAATCTGGATGCGGCCGCTCTGGCCCCGCTGGTCGACCGGATCCATCTGATGGCCTACGACTATCATGCGGGCTCGGCTTTTGCCGGCTTCAATGCCCCGCTGTTCGCCTGTGCCGGCGATCCAAATCCCGATCTCAATGTCGATGCAAGTGTGAATGCCTTGATCCGGGCCGGGGTGCCGCCGCGCAAGGTCACACTGGGCGTCGCCTTCTATGGCCGAGCTGTGGCAGACGTTCCGCAGGAGAATGCGGGACTCTTGCAAGCGGGGACGAGGGCGAGCGAGCAGTGGGGAGGGAGCGACGGCATCGATTATCGCGATCTCGTTGCCAAGCGACCGGAAGAGCGGGGCTTTCGCCGCTATTGGAGTGATGAGGCGCAGGTGCCGTGGCTCTATGACTCCGAACGGCGGATATGGATCAGCTACGACGATCCGCTCTCCATCGCCCGCAAGACGATGTACGCGTGCGCCCATGGACTCGCCGGGATCATGATCTGGGACCTGTTCGCCGACGACGGTTCGCTGCTGCTCGCGGCGCTCCGCATCCTTCCTGCGCGAAGATTCGATTAG
- a CDS encoding PDR/VanB family oxidoreductase gives MTKPIEWAAARLRATRELTPDVRLFEIEPDRAFVTATPGSHIDVVVSIDGRPQLRSYSLIGACPDGLCRIAVKRLASSRGGSIGMWRLKVGERLTISAPSNSFELSYGRPEYLLLAGGIGITPIYTMALALKQAGANFRLLYAARSRGDLALADELARYIGERLQLFVGEEGQRIDIAGEIAQLDRRGELYVCGPFGMLEATRRLWCEAGRPLAHLRYETFGNAGNFADVPFKIRIPRLGLEVEVPANRSMLDALEDAGVDMIFGCRRGECGLCVLPILEASAPVDHRDVFFSSEEQATNEKLCTCVSRAVSGCITIDTPDRLPTQRHSSASLSCRG, from the coding sequence ATGACCAAGCCGATCGAATGGGCAGCCGCGCGCCTTCGCGCCACGCGCGAGCTTACGCCTGACGTCCGTCTCTTCGAGATCGAGCCGGACCGCGCATTCGTCACCGCAACGCCCGGCAGTCACATCGACGTCGTTGTGTCCATTGATGGCCGGCCGCAGCTTCGCAGCTATTCACTGATAGGAGCTTGTCCGGACGGACTCTGTCGCATCGCCGTCAAGCGGCTCGCGTCCAGCCGGGGCGGGTCTATCGGCATGTGGCGCCTCAAGGTGGGCGAACGGCTTACGATCTCCGCGCCGAGCAACAGCTTCGAATTGAGCTACGGCCGGCCGGAATATCTGCTGCTCGCCGGCGGCATCGGCATCACGCCGATCTACACAATGGCACTGGCGCTGAAGCAAGCGGGCGCGAATTTTCGCCTGCTCTATGCCGCGCGCAGCCGCGGCGACTTGGCTCTCGCAGACGAGCTAGCCCGTTACATCGGCGAACGGCTCCAGCTCTTCGTCGGTGAAGAGGGACAGCGCATCGACATCGCCGGCGAGATCGCCCAACTCGATCGGCGCGGCGAGCTCTATGTGTGTGGCCCGTTCGGCATGTTGGAGGCGACCAGGCGCCTGTGGTGCGAAGCAGGCAGGCCCCTGGCGCACCTCCGCTACGAGACGTTTGGCAATGCTGGCAACTTTGCGGACGTGCCGTTCAAGATTAGGATTCCCCGGCTGGGTCTCGAAGTCGAGGTCCCCGCCAACCGCTCCATGCTGGATGCGCTTGAAGATGCAGGCGTCGACATGATCTTCGGTTGCCGACGCGGGGAATGTGGGCTGTGCGTCCTGCCGATTCTGGAGGCGTCGGCCCCGGTCGATCATCGCGACGTGTTCTTCAGCAGCGAGGAGCAGGCGACGAACGAGAAGCTGTGCACCTGCGTGTCGCGCGCGGTCAGCGGTTGCATTACCATCGATACGCCCGATCGTCTGCCGACCCAGCGTCATTCCTCGGCGTCCCTATCGTGCAGAGGTTGA
- a CDS encoding nucleotidyl transferase AbiEii/AbiGii toxin family protein, which translates to MIRPWSNKTTGSCTASIGLDELGFIFQLKGGTSLSKGHQVINRFWEDIDILIEPFPGQDVQAGKNHSSAERKY; encoded by the coding sequence TTGATCCGGCCTTGGTCGAACAAGACTACTGGATCATGCACTGCCTCTATTGGGCTTGATGAGCTCGGCTTTATCTTCCAACTCAAAGGCGGCACGTCCCTCTCCAAGGGGCACCAGGTCATCAACCGGTTCTGGGAAGATATCGATATTCTGATCGAACCGTTTCCCGGCCAGGACGTACAAGCCGGCAAGAACCATAGTAGCGCCGAGCGCAAGTACTAA
- a CDS encoding aromatic ring-hydroxylating dioxygenase subunit alpha, which translates to MNASKPFPLNAWYAAAWCHEIGRELSARIICGKNIVLYRLTDGVIAALEDACWHRLLPLSLGHLKGDEVMCGYHGLIFNSAGRCTYMPAQKTINPSACVRAYPVVERHRLVWLWPGDPALADPATIPDFHRNDGTQWVGEGGTFYQLRCDYRLVIDNLMDLTHETYVHAGSIGDEAITAAPFDVTHTDDTATMTRWMIDIEPPPFWARQLGRPGRVDRWQIVTFQAPSVVIGDVGVALTGTGAPQGDRSHGANGAFLAAITPETEMTCHYFWNFVRNYRRDDAQLTKELQLAHVNGGAGVYDQDHRILEAQQAAIDKNPRSPFYDLNIDAGSLWARRLIDRMLADEQARVIANVAAE; encoded by the coding sequence ATGAACGCATCAAAGCCTTTTCCGCTCAACGCCTGGTACGCTGCTGCATGGTGCCACGAAATCGGCCGCGAGCTTTCCGCCCGCATCATCTGCGGCAAGAACATCGTGCTCTACCGGCTCACCGACGGGGTGATCGCCGCGCTGGAGGATGCCTGCTGGCACCGGCTGCTGCCGCTGTCGCTCGGACATCTCAAGGGCGATGAGGTCATGTGTGGCTATCACGGGCTGATCTTCAATTCGGCCGGCCGCTGCACCTACATGCCCGCGCAGAAGACGATTAATCCGTCAGCCTGCGTGCGCGCCTATCCGGTCGTCGAGCGGCATCGCCTGGTCTGGCTGTGGCCCGGTGACCCCGCGCTGGCGGACCCTGCCACAATTCCGGATTTTCACCGGAACGACGGCACGCAATGGGTCGGCGAGGGGGGCACGTTCTATCAGTTGAGATGCGACTATCGCCTTGTGATCGACAATCTCATGGACCTCACTCACGAGACGTATGTTCACGCCGGCAGCATCGGTGACGAGGCGATCACGGCCGCGCCCTTCGATGTGACCCACACCGACGACACGGCGACGATGACGCGCTGGATGATCGACATCGAGCCGCCCCCGTTCTGGGCGCGCCAGCTCGGACGGCCGGGCCGTGTCGATCGCTGGCAAATCGTGACATTCCAGGCACCGTCGGTCGTCATCGGCGACGTCGGCGTGGCGCTGACAGGTACGGGCGCGCCGCAAGGCGACCGCTCGCATGGCGCCAACGGCGCGTTCTTGGCGGCGATCACCCCCGAGACCGAGATGACCTGCCATTATTTCTGGAACTTCGTCCGAAATTATCGCAGGGATGATGCGCAATTGACGAAAGAGCTCCAGCTCGCCCACGTCAATGGCGGAGCTGGCGTCTACGATCAGGATCACAGGATATTGGAGGCGCAGCAGGCCGCGATCGACAAGAACCCGCGTTCGCCCTTCTACGATCTCAACATCGATGCGGGCTCGCTCTGGGCGCGGCGGCTGATCGACCGGATGCTGGCCGACGAACAAGCCCGCGTGATCGCAAATGTTGCGGCCGAGTGA